The bacterium genome has a segment encoding these proteins:
- a CDS encoding alpha-amylase family glycosyl hydrolase, whose product MKRFLFLLLSLLAGLAHAQRVEWTESLLLVMSGAGRLVPKGARLEEWGRDGRRGSLALQAERLDKERWSLRPERAPDLRAQHAVVLRDGSRLPLIPGAVLDSFQCDQPLGMSQVDGVAVFRLFAPRARAVRLHLYAAADAPEALLSREALPAADGSWSVGCPEAGSGMAWTWSLDSATGVADWTDPALEFADPWATAVATRNDHDHAGRALIVDESHPWQATDWRPPHPSTLVILEAHLRDLTCGPGAGAGALAGSYPGFSGASAGGLAHLRDLGVSAVQFLPLQDFGNIEPDFDSPATPVRNTWNPWERNHWGYMTSYFLAPESYYGSGQSLRPGGWCGLDGRQARELKELVDRCHQAGIAVILDVVYNHVSQYDRNPLKCLDMAYWFRLGDDGVMSSASGCGNDLATERPLVRRLILDSVRHFADEYRVDGFRFDLGAMLDDETLVQVRDVCATRGLYLTAEPWGGGRYEPERFARLGWAWWNDQYRVDLRGRHPAEGAGFLFGRLHGESSIQRLALGVQGYRREAGGPNPDPLQSTNYVAAHDDHDLGDWIKLGLGLADEERPVADRLAYQTLTAEELALHGVAALHLLSSAGVPMIHSGQELGRSKLIAAGNRHETRSGRVDHNSYEKDNATNWIDWRLKSINAPLVELYRQAVAFRRGRPALATAPRTLLGEPTGARLAWTSVEARTAAAFNTDPAAEWRLPLPGQGALAVVSGEARLEEGTLVLGPRSAALVEWQP is encoded by the coding sequence ATGAAGCGCTTTCTCTTCCTGCTGCTGTCCCTGCTGGCCGGACTGGCCCACGCCCAGCGCGTGGAGTGGACGGAGTCCCTGCTCCTGGTCATGAGCGGGGCCGGCCGGCTGGTGCCCAAGGGGGCGCGTCTGGAGGAATGGGGGCGGGACGGGCGGCGCGGCTCCCTGGCGCTGCAGGCCGAGCGTCTGGACAAGGAGCGCTGGAGCCTGCGCCCGGAACGCGCCCCGGACCTCAGGGCCCAGCATGCCGTCGTGCTCAGGGACGGAAGCCGCCTGCCCCTCATCCCGGGCGCCGTGCTGGACAGCTTCCAGTGTGATCAGCCTCTGGGCATGAGCCAAGTGGACGGGGTGGCCGTCTTCCGCCTCTTCGCCCCCCGCGCCCGGGCCGTGCGCCTGCACCTCTACGCCGCGGCCGACGCGCCGGAGGCCCTGCTCAGCCGGGAGGCGCTTCCCGCCGCCGACGGCAGCTGGAGCGTGGGCTGCCCGGAGGCCGGTTCCGGCATGGCCTGGACCTGGTCCCTGGATTCGGCCACCGGCGTGGCGGATTGGACGGATCCGGCCCTGGAGTTCGCCGACCCCTGGGCCACGGCCGTGGCCACGCGCAACGACCACGACCATGCCGGGCGCGCCCTCATCGTGGACGAATCGCACCCTTGGCAGGCGACGGATTGGCGCCCGCCCCACCCCTCGACCCTGGTCATCCTGGAGGCCCACCTGCGGGACCTGACCTGCGGCCCGGGGGCGGGGGCCGGAGCCCTGGCCGGCAGCTATCCCGGTTTCAGCGGCGCCTCCGCCGGCGGCCTCGCCCACCTGCGGGACCTGGGCGTGAGCGCCGTGCAGTTCCTCCCTTTGCAGGACTTCGGCAACATCGAGCCGGACTTCGACAGCCCCGCCACGCCGGTGCGCAACACGTGGAACCCGTGGGAGCGCAATCATTGGGGCTACATGACCAGCTACTTCCTGGCGCCGGAGAGCTACTACGGCAGCGGGCAGAGCCTCCGCCCCGGCGGCTGGTGCGGCCTGGACGGACGGCAGGCAAGGGAACTGAAGGAGCTGGTGGATCGCTGCCACCAGGCGGGCATCGCCGTCATCCTCGACGTGGTCTACAACCATGTCTCCCAGTACGACCGCAACCCGCTCAAGTGCCTGGACATGGCCTACTGGTTCCGCCTGGGCGACGACGGCGTGATGAGCTCCGCCTCGGGCTGCGGCAACGACCTGGCCACCGAGCGGCCCCTCGTCCGCCGCCTGATCCTGGACAGTGTGCGCCATTTCGCCGACGAGTACCGCGTGGACGGCTTCCGCTTCGACCTGGGCGCCATGCTGGACGACGAGACCCTGGTCCAGGTGCGGGACGTCTGTGCCACCCGCGGCCTCTACCTCACCGCCGAACCCTGGGGCGGCGGGCGCTACGAGCCGGAGCGCTTCGCCCGGCTGGGTTGGGCCTGGTGGAACGACCAGTACCGCGTGGACCTGCGTGGCCGCCATCCCGCCGAGGGGGCCGGCTTCCTCTTCGGCCGCCTGCACGGCGAGAGTTCCATCCAGCGCCTGGCCCTGGGCGTGCAGGGCTATCGCCGCGAGGCGGGCGGCCCCAATCCGGACCCCCTGCAGTCAACCAACTACGTGGCGGCCCACGACGACCACGATCTGGGTGACTGGATCAAGCTGGGGTTGGGCTTGGCCGACGAGGAGCGGCCGGTGGCCGACCGCCTGGCCTACCAGACCCTGACGGCCGAGGAGCTGGCCCTCCACGGAGTGGCCGCCCTGCATCTGCTCTCCAGCGCCGGCGTGCCCATGATCCACTCCGGCCAGGAGCTGGGCCGCAGCAAGCTCATCGCCGCGGGCAACCGCCATGAGACGCGCAGCGGACGGGTGGACCACAACAGCTATGAGAAGGACAACGCCACCAACTGGATCGACTGGCGGCTGAAATCCATCAACGCCCCGCTGGTGGAACTCTACCGGCAGGCCGTCGCCTTCCGCCGCGGGCGGCCCGCCCTGGCCACGGCGCCCCGCACCCTGTTGGGAGAACCGACGGGCGCGCGCCTGGCGTGGACTTCGGTGGAGGCCCGGACGGCGGCCGCCTTCAACACGGACCCCGCCGCCGAGTGGCGTCTGCCCCTGCCCGGCCAGGGCGCGCTGGCGGTGGTCAGCGGCGAGGCCAGGCTGGAGGAGGGGACGCTGGTGCTGGGTCCGCGCAGCGCGGCATTGGTGGAGTGGCAGCCCTGA